From one Ferrovibrio sp. MS7 genomic stretch:
- a CDS encoding FAD-binding oxidoreductase, which yields MAATAAAPRLSATATEAAIAALKQLLGDRLSTGQAIREQHGKDESWHQPQLPDAVAFAQSTEEVAEIVKICAAHGMPIIPYGAGTSLEGHVGALQGGLSLDVMQMNKILRVNAEDLDVVVQPGVTRKQLNEYLRDTGLFFPIDPGANASIGGMVSTRASGTNAVRYGTMRENVLALTVVLADGRIIRTSKRAKKSAAGYDLTRLFVGSEGTLGIITEITLKLYGIPESITSAVCAFDSLEGAIKTVIATIQSGIPVARIELLDDLHVDAINRYAKYDMPVKDTLFLEFHGTEAGTQEQAELVQAIAADNGGQNFSWTTKPEERARLWQARHDAAYAAKSLRPGCEIWATDVCVPISRLADCILETKEDLKQSFLIAPLVGHVGDGNFHLAFVIDRANPKEIEEAERLNARLVQRALSMEGTCTGEHGIGSGKMKYLIAEHGEAVSVMRSIKKALDPDNLMNPGKIFSI from the coding sequence ATGGCTGCCACCGCCGCTGCCCCCCGTCTGTCCGCCACCGCCACCGAAGCGGCAATTGCGGCGCTCAAGCAACTTCTGGGCGACCGCCTCAGCACCGGCCAGGCGATCCGCGAGCAGCATGGCAAGGACGAGAGCTGGCACCAGCCGCAGCTTCCCGATGCCGTCGCCTTCGCCCAGAGCACCGAGGAAGTGGCCGAGATCGTGAAGATCTGCGCCGCCCATGGCATGCCGATCATCCCCTATGGCGCCGGCACCTCGCTGGAAGGCCATGTCGGTGCGCTCCAGGGCGGCTTGAGCCTCGACGTGATGCAGATGAACAAGATCCTCCGCGTCAACGCCGAGGACTTGGATGTGGTGGTGCAGCCGGGCGTGACGCGCAAGCAGCTCAATGAATACCTGCGCGATACCGGCCTGTTCTTCCCGATTGATCCGGGTGCCAATGCCTCGATTGGCGGCATGGTCTCGACGCGGGCCAGCGGCACCAACGCGGTGCGCTACGGCACCATGCGCGAGAATGTGCTGGCGCTGACCGTGGTGCTGGCCGATGGCCGCATCATCCGTACCTCGAAGCGCGCCAAGAAATCCGCCGCCGGTTATGACCTGACGCGGCTTTTCGTCGGTTCGGAAGGCACGCTCGGCATCATCACCGAGATCACACTGAAGCTCTATGGCATCCCGGAATCGATCACCTCGGCGGTTTGCGCTTTCGATAGCCTGGAAGGCGCGATCAAGACCGTGATCGCGACCATCCAGAGCGGCATTCCGGTGGCGCGGATCGAACTGCTCGACGACCTGCATGTCGATGCCATCAACCGCTATGCCAAATACGACATGCCGGTGAAGGATACTCTGTTCCTGGAATTCCATGGCACCGAGGCCGGCACCCAGGAACAGGCCGAACTGGTGCAGGCCATCGCCGCCGATAATGGCGGGCAGAATTTTTCCTGGACCACCAAGCCCGAGGAACGCGCGCGGCTGTGGCAGGCGCGGCATGATGCCGCCTATGCGGCGAAGTCGTTGCGGCCGGGCTGCGAAATCTGGGCCACCGATGTCTGCGTGCCGATCTCGCGGCTGGCGGATTGCATCCTCGAAACCAAGGAAGACCTGAAGCAGAGCTTCCTGATCGCGCCGCTGGTCGGCCATGTCGGCGATGGCAATTTTCACCTCGCCTTTGTCATCGACCGCGCGAACCCGAAGGAGATCGAGGAAGCCGAGCGGCTCAATGCCCGCCTGGTGCAGCGCGCGCTCTCCATGGAAGGCACATGCACCGGCGAGCATGGCATCGGCAGCGGCAAGATGAAGTACCTGATTGCCGAGCATGGCGAGGCGGTGAGCGTGATGCGCTCGATCAAAAAGGCCCTGGATCCCGATAACCTGATGAATCCGGGCAAGATTTTCTCCATCTGA
- a CDS encoding NADP-dependent oxidoreductase has product MAKNLNVLMKQHPTGWVTEADFEVAERPIPTPGPGQLLVRNIWLSLDPYMRGVMDPGRSYLAKLQPGDPMIGGTVGEVMQSDNPKFPVGSYVVGNLGWRGYGVTDGTGLVQIDPRIAPLSTWLGVLGMPGVTAHYGLMQIGKPKEGETVVVSAASGAVGGTVGQIAKIKGCRVVGIAGGKAKCDYVVNELGFDACIDYKAPDMEAAFRDATPKRVDVYFENVGGKIMEMVFGRLNTFARVPLCGIISQYNLTEPEGFTGMRHMLVNRATVTGFIISDHMPYWPGAIQEMAGWIKAGKLKYKEDIAEGLEAAPAAFVGMLAGKNFGKQLVRIGPDKL; this is encoded by the coding sequence ATGGCCAAGAACCTGAATGTTCTGATGAAGCAGCATCCCACGGGCTGGGTGACGGAAGCCGATTTCGAGGTGGCGGAACGCCCGATCCCCACCCCCGGCCCCGGCCAGTTGCTGGTGCGCAACATCTGGCTGTCGCTGGATCCCTATATGCGCGGCGTGATGGATCCGGGCCGCTCGTATCTCGCCAAGCTCCAGCCCGGCGACCCGATGATCGGCGGCACGGTCGGCGAGGTGATGCAATCCGACAACCCGAAATTCCCAGTCGGCAGCTATGTGGTGGGCAATCTCGGCTGGCGCGGCTATGGCGTCACCGACGGCACCGGCCTGGTGCAGATCGACCCGCGCATCGCGCCGCTTTCCACCTGGCTCGGCGTGCTCGGCATGCCCGGCGTGACGGCGCATTACGGCCTGATGCAGATCGGCAAGCCGAAGGAAGGCGAGACCGTGGTGGTTTCCGCCGCTTCCGGCGCGGTCGGTGGCACAGTGGGCCAGATCGCCAAGATCAAGGGCTGCCGCGTCGTCGGCATCGCCGGCGGCAAGGCCAAGTGCGACTATGTGGTGAACGAACTCGGCTTCGATGCCTGCATCGACTACAAGGCGCCCGATATGGAAGCCGCCTTCCGCGACGCGACGCCGAAGCGCGTTGATGTCTATTTCGAGAATGTCGGCGGCAAGATCATGGAAATGGTGTTTGGCCGGCTCAACACCTTCGCCCGCGTGCCGCTCTGCGGCATCATCAGCCAGTATAATCTCACTGAGCCGGAAGGCTTCACCGGCATGCGCCACATGCTGGTGAACCGCGCCACCGTCACCGGCTTCATCATCTCCGACCACATGCCCTACTGGCCGGGCGCGATCCAGGAGATGGCCGGCTGGATCAAGGCCGGCAAGCTGAAATACAAGGAAGACATCGCCGAAGGTCTGGAAGCCGCACCGGCCGCCTTCGTCGGCATGCTGGCGGGCAAGAATTTCGGCAAGCAGCTTGTGCGCATCGGGCCGGATAAGCTGTAA
- a CDS encoding NAD+ synthase yields the protein MTNSLKIALAQTNAVMGDIAGNRRRIETARAAAAAKGADLVVLPELCIIGYPPEDLVLRPAVQRECEQAVRALAAQTKDGGPGLLVSSPWVDGGKLYNAAMLLDCGEIVAVRYKYDLPNYGVFDEKRVFAAGPLPGPMVFRGVRLGVMICEDMWSADVAECLAETGAELLIVPNGSPFEAGKWDQRLTLGVARVVETGLPLIYLNRVGGQDELVFDGASFVLNADRSMALRQPEFVEDIAITDWRREGEGWACAKGTIAKPLDRLASIYGAMVLGLRDYVNANRFPGVVLGLSGGIDSALSAAVAVDALGADRVRCVMLPSRYTAQISLDDAAECARALGCTYETIPIEPGVAAFSEMLAPAFAGRNSDLTEENLQSRIRGVTLMALSNKFGHMVLTTGNKSEMSVGYATLYGDMCGGYSVLKDVYKMTVFELSRWRNQHIPMDAMGPEGRVIPERIITRPPSAELREDQTDQDSLPPYEQLDAILEMLVERELSVAEIVASGQPEAVVRRVQHLLYIAEYKRRQAPPGVKITARNFGRDRRYPITNAFRDPTPS from the coding sequence ATGACAAATTCCCTGAAAATCGCCCTGGCCCAGACCAATGCCGTGATGGGGGACATCGCCGGCAACCGCCGCCGTATCGAGACGGCGCGGGCGGCGGCTGCCGCCAAGGGGGCGGACCTGGTGGTGCTGCCGGAGCTGTGCATCATTGGCTACCCGCCGGAGGACCTGGTGCTGCGCCCGGCGGTGCAGCGGGAATGCGAGCAGGCGGTGCGGGCGCTGGCGGCACAGACCAAGGATGGCGGCCCTGGTCTGCTGGTGTCGTCGCCCTGGGTGGATGGCGGCAAGCTCTACAATGCCGCGATGCTGCTGGATTGCGGCGAGATCGTGGCGGTGCGCTACAAATACGACCTGCCGAATTATGGTGTATTCGACGAGAAGCGCGTCTTTGCCGCCGGGCCGCTGCCCGGCCCGATGGTGTTCCGCGGCGTGCGGCTCGGCGTCATGATCTGCGAGGATATGTGGTCGGCGGATGTGGCCGAATGCCTGGCCGAGACCGGCGCCGAATTGCTGATCGTGCCGAACGGTTCGCCCTTCGAGGCCGGCAAATGGGACCAGCGCCTGACGCTCGGCGTTGCCCGCGTGGTCGAGACCGGCCTGCCGCTGATCTATCTCAACCGCGTCGGCGGGCAGGATGAACTGGTCTTCGACGGCGCGTCTTTCGTGCTCAATGCCGACCGCAGCATGGCGCTGCGCCAGCCGGAATTCGTCGAAGACATCGCCATCACCGACTGGCGCCGCGAGGGCGAGGGTTGGGCTTGCGCCAAGGGCACGATTGCCAAGCCGCTCGACCGCCTGGCCTCGATCTATGGTGCCATGGTGCTGGGTTTGCGCGACTATGTGAATGCCAACCGTTTTCCGGGCGTGGTGCTGGGCCTCTCGGGCGGTATCGACAGCGCGCTTTCCGCTGCCGTGGCCGTCGATGCGCTGGGCGCCGACCGCGTGCGCTGTGTGATGCTGCCCTCGCGCTACACGGCGCAGATCAGCCTGGATGACGCCGCCGAATGCGCGCGTGCGCTCGGCTGCACCTATGAGACTATTCCCATCGAACCGGGTGTTGCTGCGTTCAGTGAAATGCTGGCGCCGGCCTTCGCTGGCCGCAACAGCGACCTGACGGAAGAGAATCTGCAAAGCCGCATCCGTGGCGTCACGCTGATGGCCTTGAGCAACAAGTTTGGCCATATGGTGCTGACCACCGGCAACAAGTCGGAAATGAGCGTCGGCTATGCCACGCTTTATGGCGACATGTGCGGCGGCTATTCCGTGCTCAAGGACGTGTACAAGATGACCGTCTTCGAGCTGTCGCGCTGGCGCAACCAGCATATTCCAATGGACGCGATGGGGCCGGAAGGCCGGGTGATACCCGAACGAATTATCACCAGGCCACCCAGCGCGGAACTCCGCGAGGACCAGACCGACCAGGACAGCCTGCCACCCTACGAGCAGCTTGATGCGATCCTGGAAATGCTGGTGGAGCGGGAACTCTCCGTCGCTGAGATCGTGGCCAGCGGACAGCCTGAAGCGGTGGTGCGCCGCGTGCAGCATTTGCTGTACATCGCGGAATACAAGCGCCGCCAGGCGCCGCCCGGTGTGAAGATCACGGCCCGGAATTTCGGCCGGGATCGTCGCTATCCGATTACGAATGCATTCCGGGACCCGACCCCATCATGA
- a CDS encoding Bug family tripartite tricarboxylate transporter substrate binding protein — MLTRRHFVQAGAATAALTALPGLSRAQTWNPTQTVTMVVPYPAGGPTDALARLVGQEIAKDLGQQVIVENVPGGAGAIGSVKVARGPADGHMLLTSTNQTHATNISLLPNGGGYDPVKDFAPIALLADLQHILVVKNDLPVKNFAEFLALAKAQPGKLNCGSTGPGSASHLALELFKVKAGVDLTHVAYKGSAPLLQDLLGGHVDCSFATTPTVLGQVQTAKLRAIAVASPNRSPHLPELPTIAQGGVAGVEADAWLAIFAPAATPAAALARYRGLVLEAMKKDSVRETFTKQGMTVNVRDADNFAKFQQEDIKRWAEVIRVANVKAE; from the coding sequence ATGCTTACCCGTCGCCATTTCGTCCAGGCGGGCGCCGCCACGGCCGCGCTCACCGCCCTGCCCGGCCTCTCGCGCGCTCAAACCTGGAATCCGACCCAGACCGTCACCATGGTGGTGCCTTATCCGGCTGGCGGCCCGACCGACGCGCTCGCCCGCCTGGTGGGCCAGGAAATCGCCAAGGATCTCGGTCAGCAGGTGATCGTTGAGAATGTGCCCGGTGGTGCCGGCGCCATCGGCTCGGTGAAAGTGGCGCGCGGCCCGGCGGATGGCCATATGCTGCTCACTTCCACCAACCAGACCCATGCCACCAACATCTCGCTGCTGCCCAATGGCGGCGGCTATGATCCGGTGAAGGATTTCGCGCCCATCGCGCTGCTGGCCGACCTGCAGCATATCCTGGTGGTGAAGAACGACCTGCCGGTGAAAAACTTCGCCGAGTTCCTGGCCCTGGCCAAGGCGCAGCCCGGCAAGCTGAATTGCGGCTCCACCGGCCCGGGCTCGGCGTCGCATCTGGCGCTCGAATTGTTCAAGGTGAAAGCGGGTGTCGACCTCACCCATGTTGCCTACAAGGGTTCGGCGCCGTTGCTGCAGGACCTGCTCGGCGGCCATGTCGATTGCAGCTTCGCCACCACGCCCACGGTGCTCGGCCAGGTGCAGACGGCTAAGCTGCGCGCCATCGCCGTGGCCTCGCCGAACCGCTCGCCGCATCTGCCCGAACTGCCGACCATCGCCCAGGGTGGCGTGGCCGGCGTGGAAGCCGATGCCTGGCTCGCCATCTTCGCCCCGGCCGCGACGCCGGCCGCGGCGCTGGCACGCTATCGCGGCCTGGTGCTGGAAGCGATGAAGAAGGACAGCGTGCGCGAAACCTTCACCAAGCAGGGCATGACGGTGAATGTGCGCGATGCCGACAACTTCGCCAAATTCCAGCAGGAAGACATCAAACGCTGGGCCGAGGTGATCCGCGTGGCGAATGTGAAGGCGGAGTAG
- a CDS encoding nicotinate phosphoribosyltransferase, with protein MQPKPTDVTQFVGPALAAELERDIETRTDTYFKKTKEVVQHFGDKTVTYAVFMRRPVIFCPRLMVEWLQKVAAARGVHFDIELVHEEGTWVGAGEPLVYLSGPMAQLVDLETIYLQKLGAACVAAYNAYSMCCDLPKVRFLAMDARHCAGAEMAEMMAYAASVGSRAARRDVGAAGFIGNATDATAHYFGNDKGFGTMPHALIGYAGSTLRAAELYHETFPAEPMTVLVDYYGQEVTDALAVCTRFPELAREGRLQVRLDTHGSRYIEGLDPQSSYQVLDRHVPNAIRQYRSEAELRWMVGTGVSAAAIFHMRAALDKAGYLNVKIVGSSGFNAAKCKVMASVKAPIDIVGTGSYLPDNWTETYATADIVAYDGVPSVKVGREFLLRKVK; from the coding sequence ATGCAGCCGAAGCCGACTGACGTCACCCAATTCGTCGGCCCGGCGCTGGCCGCCGAGCTGGAACGCGATATCGAAACGCGCACCGACACCTATTTCAAGAAGACGAAAGAGGTGGTGCAGCATTTCGGCGACAAGACTGTCACCTATGCGGTGTTCATGCGCCGCCCGGTGATTTTCTGCCCGCGCCTGATGGTGGAATGGCTGCAGAAGGTCGCCGCCGCGCGCGGCGTGCATTTCGATATCGAGCTGGTGCATGAGGAAGGCACCTGGGTCGGTGCCGGCGAGCCGCTGGTCTATCTCTCCGGCCCGATGGCGCAGCTGGTCGATCTCGAAACCATCTATCTGCAGAAGCTGGGCGCCGCCTGCGTTGCTGCCTATAACGCCTATTCGATGTGCTGCGATCTGCCGAAGGTGCGTTTCCTCGCCATGGATGCGCGCCATTGCGCTGGTGCCGAGATGGCTGAGATGATGGCCTATGCCGCAAGCGTGGGCAGCCGCGCCGCGCGGCGCGATGTCGGCGCCGCCGGTTTCATCGGCAATGCCACCGATGCCACCGCGCATTATTTCGGCAACGACAAGGGCTTCGGCACCATGCCGCATGCCCTGATCGGCTATGCCGGCTCCACGCTCCGCGCCGCCGAGCTGTATCACGAAACATTCCCGGCCGAGCCGATGACCGTGCTGGTCGATTATTATGGCCAGGAAGTTACCGATGCGCTGGCGGTATGCACCCGGTTCCCGGAACTGGCGCGCGAAGGCCGCCTGCAGGTGCGGCTCGATACCCATGGCAGCCGCTATATCGAGGGCCTCGATCCGCAGAGCTCGTATCAGGTACTCGACCGCCATGTGCCGAACGCCATCCGGCAATACCGCTCGGAAGCGGAACTGCGCTGGATGGTCGGCACCGGCGTCTCGGCTGCTGCGATCTTCCATATGCGCGCCGCACTCGACAAGGCCGGCTATCTCAACGTCAAGATCGTTGGTTCGTCCGGCTTCAATGCCGCGAAGTGCAAGGTGATGGCCAGCGTCAAGGCGCCGATCGACATTGTCGGCACCGGCTCGTATCTGCCGGATAACTGGACCGAGACCTACGCCACGGCGGATATCGTCGCCTATGACGGCGTGCCGAGCGTCAAGGTCGGCCGCGAATTCCTGCTGCGCAAGGTGAAGTAG
- a CDS encoding class II 3-deoxy-7-phosphoheptulonate synthase: protein MNARKWSPDSWRGKPILQVPEYPDQAALNAVEQKLSNYPPLVFAGETRNLTAALGRVAEGRGFLLQGGDCAESFAEFGANNIRDMFRVLLQMSVALTFGAALPVVKVGRIAGQFAKPRSANTEKRGDVELPSYRGDIINGMEFTPEARIPDPNRQLQAYSQAAATLNLVRAFAQGGYADLHRVHRWNLGFVAKSPEAERWQDLANRISECLDFMEACGITPERSAELRTVDFYTSHEALLLGYEQAMTRIDSTSGEWVDTSAHMLWIGDRTRQPDGAHVEFLRGVINPIGLKCGPTSDPDELIRLIDILNPQNKPGRLTLIGRMGHEKVQTFLPKLVRKVRQEGRHVVWSCDPMHGNTLTSTSGYKTRPFDRVLSEVRQFFEVHLAEGTHAGGIHLELTGQDVTECMGGAQAIGDDDLSSRYHTHCDPRLNASQSLELAFLVAEMLKLERNNRTIRHAAEAD from the coding sequence ATGAACGCGCGTAAATGGTCGCCCGATAGCTGGCGTGGCAAGCCGATCCTGCAGGTGCCGGAATACCCGGACCAGGCGGCGCTGAACGCTGTCGAGCAGAAGCTGTCGAACTATCCGCCGCTGGTTTTCGCCGGCGAGACCCGCAACCTGACCGCGGCTTTGGGCCGCGTTGCCGAAGGCCGTGGCTTCCTGCTGCAGGGCGGCGACTGCGCCGAGAGCTTTGCCGAGTTTGGCGCCAACAATATCCGCGACATGTTCCGTGTGCTGCTGCAGATGTCCGTGGCGCTCACCTTTGGCGCTGCCCTGCCGGTGGTGAAGGTCGGCCGCATCGCCGGCCAGTTCGCCAAGCCGCGCTCGGCCAATACCGAGAAGCGCGGCGATGTGGAATTGCCGAGCTATCGCGGCGACATCATCAACGGCATGGAATTCACGCCGGAAGCGCGCATCCCCGATCCGAACCGCCAGTTGCAGGCCTACAGCCAGGCGGCGGCGACGCTGAATCTGGTGCGTGCCTTTGCGCAAGGCGGTTACGCGGATCTGCATAGAGTCCATCGCTGGAATCTCGGCTTCGTCGCCAAGAGCCCGGAAGCCGAGCGCTGGCAGGACCTGGCGAACCGCATCAGCGAATGCCTGGATTTCATGGAAGCCTGCGGCATCACGCCGGAGCGTTCTGCCGAACTGCGCACTGTCGATTTCTATACCAGCCATGAGGCGCTGCTGCTCGGCTACGAGCAGGCGATGACCCGCATCGATTCAACGTCGGGCGAATGGGTCGACACTTCGGCGCATATGCTGTGGATCGGCGACCGCACGCGGCAGCCGGATGGCGCGCATGTGGAATTCCTGCGCGGCGTGATCAATCCGATTGGCCTGAAATGCGGCCCGACCAGCGATCCGGATGAACTGATCCGCCTGATCGACATTCTCAATCCGCAGAACAAGCCCGGCCGCCTGACACTGATCGGCCGCATGGGCCATGAGAAGGTGCAGACCTTCCTGCCCAAGCTGGTGCGCAAGGTGCGCCAGGAAGGCCGCCATGTGGTGTGGTCCTGCGACCCGATGCATGGCAACACGCTGACCTCGACCTCGGGCTACAAGACCCGGCCGTTCGACCGCGTGCTGTCCGAAGTGCGGCAGTTCTTCGAGGTTCATCTGGCCGAAGGCACCCATGCCGGCGGCATCCATCTCGAACTCACCGGTCAGGATGTCACCGAATGCATGGGCGGCGCCCAGGCGATTGGCGACGACGATCTCTCCAGCCGCTACCACACCCATTGCGATCCGCGCCTCAACGCCTCGCAGTCGCTGGAGCTGGCCTTCCTGGTCGCCGAGATGCTGAAACTGGAACGCAACAACCGCACCATCCGCCATGCAGCCGAAGCCGACTGA
- the cimA gene encoding citramalate synthase yields MTTSNSTKTGNSTKTGKDRVYLFDTTLRDGAQTQGVDFSTQDKRSIAKALDKLGVAYIEGGWPGANPTDTEFFAAKPALKRAKFVAFGMTKRPGRSAANDPGLAAIFNAQADAACLVGKSWDFQVDIALGIPLSENIELIADSIAAAHARFGEAMYDAEHFFDGYKANPGFALDCLRAALDAGARWAVLCDTNGGTMPYEVERIVGEVVQKLGDGSRLGIHTHNDTENAVANTLAAVKAGVRQVQGTLNGLGERCGNANLIALIPSLMLKPWFAEHVDIGLSEQDLTHLTATSRVLDELLNRAPNRHAAYVGASAFAHKGGLHVSAVMKDPKTYEHVPPETVGNRRHVVMSDQAGRSNLLVRLDEAGIPYDAADPRLGSLLEEVKQRESEGYSYDGAEASFEMLARRALGQLPEYFRVRSFRVMVERRFNAKGELVTVSEATVKLNVDGETLFSVAEGNGPVNALDHALRKDLGRFQSYLDDLRLVDFKVRILNGGTEATTRVMIESADGQGNRWATVGVSPNIVDAAFVALMDSINWKLLRDGAPASRL; encoded by the coding sequence ATGACCACCTCCAATTCCACCAAGACCGGCAATTCCACCAAAACCGGTAAGGACCGCGTTTACCTCTTCGACACCACGTTGCGCGATGGCGCCCAGACCCAGGGCGTGGATTTCTCCACCCAGGACAAGCGCAGCATCGCCAAGGCGCTGGACAAACTCGGCGTTGCCTATATCGAAGGCGGCTGGCCGGGCGCCAACCCCACCGACACCGAATTCTTCGCCGCCAAGCCGGCGTTGAAGCGGGCCAAATTCGTGGCTTTCGGCATGACCAAGCGGCCCGGCCGCTCGGCAGCCAACGATCCAGGCCTCGCCGCGATCTTCAACGCCCAGGCCGATGCCGCCTGCCTGGTTGGCAAGTCGTGGGATTTCCAGGTCGATATCGCGCTCGGCATCCCGCTCAGTGAGAATATCGAACTGATCGCCGACAGCATCGCTGCCGCCCATGCCCGTTTCGGCGAGGCGATGTATGACGCCGAGCATTTCTTCGATGGCTATAAGGCCAATCCCGGCTTCGCGCTGGATTGCCTTCGGGCCGCGCTGGATGCCGGTGCGCGTTGGGCGGTGCTGTGCGACACCAATGGCGGCACCATGCCCTACGAGGTCGAGCGCATCGTCGGCGAAGTGGTGCAGAAGCTTGGTGATGGCAGCCGGCTTGGCATCCATACCCATAACGACACCGAGAATGCGGTGGCCAACACGCTCGCCGCCGTGAAGGCCGGCGTGCGCCAGGTGCAGGGCACTCTGAACGGGCTTGGCGAACGCTGCGGCAATGCCAACCTGATCGCCCTGATCCCATCGCTGATGCTCAAGCCCTGGTTCGCCGAGCATGTCGATATCGGCCTGAGCGAGCAGGACTTGACCCATCTCACGGCTACTTCCCGCGTGCTGGACGAGCTGCTGAACCGGGCGCCGAACCGCCATGCCGCCTATGTCGGCGCCTCGGCCTTCGCGCATAAGGGCGGCCTGCATGTCTCGGCGGTGATGAAGGACCCCAAGACCTACGAGCATGTGCCGCCGGAAACCGTCGGCAACCGCCGCCATGTGGTGATGTCGGACCAGGCGGGGCGCTCCAACCTGCTGGTGCGTCTGGATGAAGCCGGCATCCCGTATGATGCCGCCGATCCGCGCCTTGGCAGCCTGCTCGAAGAAGTGAAGCAGCGCGAATCCGAGGGCTATTCCTATGATGGTGCCGAGGCCAGCTTCGAGATGCTGGCGCGGCGCGCGCTGGGACAGTTGCCGGAATATTTTCGCGTGCGCAGTTTCCGCGTCATGGTGGAGCGGCGTTTCAATGCCAAGGGCGAACTCGTCACCGTGTCGGAAGCCACGGTGAAGCTGAACGTGGATGGCGAGACCCTGTTCTCGGTGGCGGAAGGCAACGGCCCGGTCAACGCGCTGGACCATGCCCTGCGCAAGGATCTGGGCCGCTTCCAGAGCTATCTCGATGATCTGCGGCTGGTCGATTTCAAGGTGCGCATCCTCAATGGCGGCACCGAGGCGACCACGCGCGTGATGATCGAGAGCGCTGATGGCCAGGGCAACCGCTGGGCCACGGTGGGCGTGTCGCCGAATATCGTCGATGCGGCTTTCGTGGCGCTGATGGATAGCATCAACTGGAAGCTGCTGCGCGACGGCGCACCCGCTTCACGCCTCTGA